One genomic window of Arachis stenosperma cultivar V10309 chromosome 10, arast.V10309.gnm1.PFL2, whole genome shotgun sequence includes the following:
- the LOC130956510 gene encoding ABC transporter B family member 19-like encodes MAPSRPQKVVQMVEPVEDDGGGDGVDDLKKNVVRALPFFKLLSYADVIDWILMSLGMVGSIVHGMALPVGYLLLGKALNAFGNNIHDQDAMVKALKQVVPYVWYMAIATFPAGILEIGCWMYTSERQLSRLRIAYLKAVLSQEIGAFDTELTSGKVISGISKHMSVIQDAIGEKLGHFTSSCSTFFSGIVIAAICCWEVSLLCLVVVPLILMIGATYTKKMNTISTTKMFFHSEATAMIEQTISHIKTVYAFVGESSAMKSFRENMEKQFQISKGEALVKGVGTGMFQTVSFCSWALIVWVGAVVVTAGRAKGGNIIAAVMSILFGAISITYAAPDMQIFNQAKAAGYEVFQVIQRKPLISNEAQGRKVTEITGDIELRDVYFTYPSRPEKPILQGLSLSIPAGRTVALVGSSGCGKSTVISLVNRFYDPARGEVFIDGHNIKDLDLKFLRSNVGLVSQEPSLFAGTIKDNLKVGKMDADDQEIQKAAEMSNAHTFVSQLPNQYLTEVGQRGVQLSGGQKQRIAIARAILKNPPILLLDEATSALDTESEKLVQEALETAMQGRTVILIAHRLSTVVNADMIAVVENGQVVETGTHQNLLDKSDFYRALYSMQNLETAPESSTTISKSKSTHQGDSTDEAKVSEKQRETQINPMEDSELKGQETRKRNIFFRIWFGLKPREMAKIAFGSAAAAFSGVSKPVFGYCIITIGVAYFDPDAKRKVGYYSAFFSAIGLLSLLSNTIQHYFYGVVGEKAMANFRHALYKGVLRNEVGWFDRSDNTVGSLTSRIISDTALVKIIIADRMAVIVQCISSILIATGVSMYVDWRMALVAWAVMPCHFIGGLIQAKSAKGFSGDYAASHSELVALASESAANIRTIASFCHEEHVIMKAKTSQEIPMRKYRNESIKYGIVQGFSLCLWNIAHAVALWYTTILVERRQATFKNGIRAYQIFSLTVPSITELYTLIPTVISAINVLTPAFQTLDRKTEIEPDTQDDSQPERILGEVKFEHVKFNYPSRPAVTVLDNFSLQIEAGSKVAFVGPSGAGKSSVLALILRFYDPGAGMVSIDGRDIRGYNLRWLRTQIGLVQQEPLLFNCSIRDNICYGHNGASESEIVEVAREANIHEFVSNLPDGYNTVVGEKGCQLSGGQKQRIAIARTLLKKPAILLLDEATSALDAESERTIVSALKAINLKEDSGLCSRTTQITVAHRLSTVINSDTIIVMDKGKIVEMGSHSTLITTGEGLYSRLFKLQSFDESSSQRDVSHQVFGSLQLKEDTINCLEFFCLLLTGNTRINKTQLK; translated from the exons ATGGCTCCAAGCAGACCACAAAAAGTAGTGCAAATGGTGGAACCTGTAGAAgatgatggtggtggtgatggtgtTGATGATTTGAAGAAGAATGTTGTGAGAGCCTTgccatttttcaaattattgaGCTATGCTGACGTAATAGATTGGATTCTGATGAGTTTGGGAATGGTGGGTTCGATTGTGCATGGAATGGCTCTTCCTGTTGGATACCTCTTGTTAGGAAAAGCTCTTAATGCTTTTGGGAACAATATTCATGACCAAGATGCCATGGTTAAAGCTCTTAAACAG GTTGTTCCGTACGTGTGGTACATGGCCATCGCCACATTCCCTGCTGGGATACTTg AGATTGGATGTTGGATGTATACAAGCGAAAGGCAGTTATCACGCCTAAGAATAGCATATCTAAAAGCAGTGCTTAGTCAAGAGATAGGAGCATTTGATACAGAGCTAACAAGTGGAAAAGTCATTAGTGGAATAAGCAAACACATGAGTGTCATACAAGATGCCATTGGTGAGAAG TTGGGTCACTTTACCTCAAGCTGTTCAACATTCTTTTCCGGAATTGTGATTGCTGCCATATGCTGTTGGGAAGTGTCACTCTTGTGTTTAGTGGTTGTACCGCTTATTCTTATGATTGGAGCAACTTACACCAAGAAAATGAACACCATTTCAACGACCAAAATGTTTTTCCATTCTGAAGCTACAGCTATGATAGAGCAG ACAATATCACACATAAAAACAGTATATGCTTTTGTGGGAGAGAGTTCTGCAATGAAATCCTTCAGAGAGAATATGGAGAAACAGTTCCAAATAAGCAAAGGGGAGGCGCTTGTGAAGGGAGTTGGAACAGGGATGTTTCAAACCGTAAGTTTCTGTTCCTGGGCTCTCATTGTATGGGTTGGAGCCGTTGTCGTGACAGCCGGTAGAGCGAAGGGAGGAAACATTATAGCTGCAGTGATGAGCATCCTCTTTGGTGCCAT ATCCATCACTTACGCGGCACCAGACATGCAAATATTCAACCAGGCAAAAGCAGCAGGATATGAAGTTTTCCAAGTGATACAAAGAAAGCCTTTAATAAGCAATGAAGCACAAGGGAGGAAGGTTACCGAGATCACAGGCGACATTGAGCTGAGGGATGTATACTTTACCTACCCATCTCGACCGGAGAAACCTATCCTTCAAGGACTATCCTTGTCAATTCCAGCAGGAAGGACAGTAGCTCTAGTTGGTAGCAGTGGTTGTGGAAAAAGCACTGTTATTTCCCTGGTTAACAGATTCTATGACCCTGCTAGAG GAGAAGTTTTTATTGATGGTCACAATATCAAGGATCTTGATCTGAAGTTCCTTCGGAGTAATGTAGGGCTCGTTTCCCAAGAACCGTCACTGTTTGCAGGCACCATCAAGGATAACTTGAAAGTGGGGAAAATGGATGCAGATGATCAAGAGATACAGAAGGCAGCTGAAATGTCAAATGCACACACTTTTGTATCTCAGCTGCCGAATCAGTACTTAACAGAG GTAGGACAAAGGGGAGTTCAATTATCAGGAGGCCAGAAACAGAGAATTGCAATAGCAAGAGCCATTCTTAAGAATCCtcccatccttttgcttgatgAAGCAACTAGCGCCCTTGACACCGAGTCAGAAAAGCTGGTTCAAGAAGCACTTGAAACAGCCATGCAGGGAAGGACTGTCATCTTGATTGCACACAGACTCTCAACAGTTGTAAACGCAGATATGATTGCTGTAGTAGAGAACGGACAAGTTGTAGAAACAGGCACACACCAGAATTTGCTCGACAAAAGCGATTTCTATAGGGCATTATATAGCATGCAGAACCTTGAAACAGCTCCTGAATCCAG CACCACAATTTCCAAAAGCAAGAGTACACACCAAGGAGATTCTACTGATGAAGCTAAAGTCTCAGAGAAGCAGAGAGAGACTCAAATAAATCCCATGGAGGATTCTGAGCTAAAGGGACAAGagacaagaaaaagaaatatatttttcaGAATCTGGTTTGGTCTGAAACCGAGGGAGATGGCAAAGATTGCTTTTGGCTCAGCTGCAGCAGCTTTCTCTGGTGTGTCGAAGCCAGTTTTCGGGTACTGCATCATCACTATTGGAGTTGCATACTTCGATCCTGATGCAAAAAGGAAGGTTGGCTATTATTCAGCCTTCTTCTCTGCAATAGGGCTGCTTTCATTACTCAGTAACACAATCCAGCATTACTTCTATGGAGTAGTTGGAGAAAAGGCCATGGCGAATTTCAGACATGCTCTATATAAAG GTGTGCTCCGTAACGAAGTAGGCTGGTTTGATAGATCTGATAACACGGTTGGTTCATTAACTTCGCGAATCATCAGTGACACTGCCCTGGTCAAAATCATAATTGCTGATCGGATGGCTGTGATTGTGCAATGCatttcctccatattgatagCAACAGGTGTGAGCATGTATGTCGACTGGAGAATGGCTTTGGTAGCTTGGGCTGTGATGCCTTGCCACTTCATAGGCGGTCTCATTCAAGCAAAGTCTGCCAAAGGCTTTTCAGGTGACTATGCTGCTTCACATTCTGAGCTTGTTGCTCTTGCATCCGAGTCTGCAGCCAACATAAGGACTATAGCGTCATTTTGCCATGAAGAACATGTAATCATGAAAGCAAAGACATCTCAGGAAATTCCAATGAGAAAGTACCGGAATGAAAGTATCAAATACGGGATCGTTCAAGGCTTCTCCCTTTGCTTGTGGAACATTGCACATGCTGTTGCTCTGTGGTATACAACAATTCTAGTTGAAAGACGTCAAGCCACCTTTAAAAATGGAATACGAGCATACCAAATCTTTTCTCTCACTGTTCCCTCTATCACAGAATTATATACACTCATCCCAACTGTCATCTCAGCTATCAATGTACTAACCCCAGCATTCCAAACGCTTGATCGGAAAACCGAAATCGAACCAGATACACAGGATGATTCCCAACCGGAGAGGATCCTAGGAGAAGTTAAATTTGAACATGTAAAATTCAACTACCCTTCAAGACCTGCAGTCACTGTTCTGGACAACTTCAGTTTACAAATTGAAGCTGGATCAAAGGTGGCTTTTGTAGGACCAAGTGGTGCAGGAAAATCCTCTGTTTTGGCCCTTATACTAAGATTTTATGATCCAGGGGCAGGAATGGTATCAATCGATGGGAGAGATATACGGGGATATAATCTAAGATGGCTGAGGACTCAAATAGGGCTAGTACAACAAGAACCACTTCTTTTTAACTGCTCTATAAGAGACAACATTTGCTATGGACACAATGGGGCTTCTGAAAGTGAAATAGTGGAGGTTGCCAGAGAAGCAAACATACATGAATTTGTAAGTAATCTACCAGATGGATATAACACGGTTGTTGGGGAAAAAGGGTGCCAGCTTTCAGGAGGTCAAAAGCAAAGAATAGCCATTGCCAGAACCTTGCTAAAGAAGCCTGCAATTTTACTCCTAGATGAAGCAACAAGTGCTCTTGATGCTGAGTCGGAAAGAACTATTGTGAGCGCTTTAAAAGCAATAAATCTCAAGGAGGACAGTGGCTTGTGTTCAAGGACTACCCAGATTACGGTAGCTCACAGGCTTTCCACAGTAATAAATTCGGATACCATAATTGTCATGGACAAGGGTAAGATTGTAGAGATGGGATCCCACTCAACCCTAATAACAACTGGGGAAGGACTCTATTCGAGGTTATTCAAGCTACAGAGCTTTGATGAATCCTC ATCGCAGCGGGATGTATCACACCAAGTATTTGGTTCTCTGCAACTCAAGGAAGATACTATCAATTGTCTTGAGTTTTTCTGTCTCCTCCTCACTGGCAATACCAGAATCAACAAAACACAACTGAAATAA